The proteins below are encoded in one region of Labeo rohita strain BAU-BD-2019 chromosome 15, IGBB_LRoh.1.0, whole genome shotgun sequence:
- the LOC127177049 gene encoding E3 ubiquitin-protein ligase RNF186 has protein sequence MAAADASANGPEPPGLPAPKAFPYEEYECKICYNFFDLDRRAPKILECLHTFCEECLHSLQLCEERPWRISCPVCRHRTPVPDYRIQNLPNNTKVTEDFPLYIDSDPVPQDALPPHRPPLHPALVALRREEDASGASMAGHATPSTTTVSTATTLSQDSVSRYESCHNCRRLALTTGCVCVIFSLLSMLVLLFMGLIFVHSHGGPPSPAGPLCLSVASILAMVSAMVTWLLYWLKDRPEHETGRSATTNASRRNA, from the coding sequence ATGGCAGCGGCGGATGCATCAGCTAACGGGCCGGAGCCGCCCGGTCTCCCGGCACCCAAGGCGTTTCCCTATGAGGAATACGAGTGCAAAATCTGCTACAACTTTTTCGACCTCGACCGTCGGGCGCCCAAGATTTTGGAGTGTCTGCACACGTTTTGCGAGGAGTGTCTGCATTCGTTGCAGCTGTGCGAGGAGCGGCCGTGGCGCATCAGCTGCCCCGTGTGCCGCCACCGCACGCCCGTACCGGACTATCGGATCCAGAACCTGCCCAACAACACCAAGGTCACGGAGGACTTCCCTTTGTACATCGATTCGGACCCTGTGCCTCAAGATGCTCTGCCGCCCCACCGGCCTCCGCTGCACCCGGCGCTTGTTGCGCTCAGACGGGAGGAGGACGCGTCCGGTGCGTCCATGGCTGGTCACGCAACGCCGTCCACCACGACGGTGTCCACTGCGACCACGCTGTCGCAGGACTCGGTTTCGCGCTACGAAAGCTGCCACAACTGTAGGCGGCTGGCGCTGACCACCGGATGCGTGTGCGTTATCTTCTCTTTACTGTCCATGCTAGTGCTGCTCTTCATGGGCCTTATTTTCGTACACAGCCACGGCGGGCCGCCCTCGCCCGCGGGACCCCTCTGCCTGTCGGTGGCGAGCATCCTCGCCATGGTGTCGGCGATGGTAACGTGGCTCCTCTACTGGCTCAAAGACCGACCGGAACATGAAACGGGCCGCTCGGCCACCACTAATGCGAGCCGGAGAAACGCGTGA